A genomic segment from Pseudomonas sp. S09G 359 encodes:
- the recN gene encoding DNA repair protein RecN has protein sequence MLVHLSVHNYAIVEHLDLELDRGMSVITGETGAGKSIMLDALGLTLGDRADSGVVRPGADKADILATFDLADIPEAEAWLAERDLNNEGPCILRRVITAEGRSRGYINGTPCPLGDLKALGELLIDIHSQHEHQSLLKTDTHRRLLDEYAGATDLARQVQLAAQRWRQTRQELERLSNSGDEQRARHQLLSYQLEELESLALGETELEQLEQEHKNLTNAETLLAICRQVVEQCSESDSGNVLNALTASLNRLSSVNNASGSLSEATTLLTSAQIQVEEAVGELNRFLDHFDADPSRLQEIEERLDTIYTLARKHRIQPTEVATMQQKLLDEIETLNANDESIERLGDELASFARHYQEKARELSDLRQQAATGLATAVELEIQRLGMPGGRFTIELRANASNELQPHGLEQVELLVSANPGQPLKALAKVASGGELSRISLAIQVITAQTSRVPTLVFDEVDVGIGGPTAEIVGQLLRRLGDRGQVLTVTHLPQVAAQGHQHLFVHKVRGSDATHTAVSKLNKSERVEEVARMLGGIDLTKESLAHAKKMVVAAKA, from the coding sequence ATGCTCGTGCACCTGTCCGTACATAACTACGCCATCGTTGAACACCTGGATCTTGAACTGGATCGCGGGATGAGCGTAATCACAGGCGAAACCGGCGCCGGCAAGTCGATCATGCTCGATGCCCTCGGCTTGACCCTGGGCGACCGCGCCGACAGCGGTGTGGTACGCCCCGGCGCGGACAAGGCCGACATTCTGGCCACCTTCGACCTGGCGGACATCCCTGAAGCCGAAGCCTGGCTGGCCGAGCGCGACCTGAATAATGAAGGGCCGTGCATCCTGCGCCGGGTGATCACCGCCGAAGGGCGCTCGCGCGGCTATATCAATGGCACCCCCTGCCCCCTGGGCGACTTGAAGGCCCTGGGCGAGCTGCTGATCGATATCCACAGCCAGCATGAACACCAATCCCTGCTGAAAACCGATACCCACCGCCGCCTACTCGACGAATACGCCGGTGCCACCGACCTTGCACGCCAAGTACAGCTGGCCGCTCAACGCTGGCGCCAGACCCGCCAGGAGCTGGAGCGACTCTCCAACTCCGGCGACGAGCAGCGCGCTCGCCACCAACTGCTCAGCTATCAGCTTGAAGAGCTGGAAAGCCTGGCCCTCGGCGAGACCGAGCTGGAACAACTCGAGCAGGAGCACAAGAACCTCACCAACGCCGAAACCTTGCTGGCTATCTGCCGCCAGGTGGTGGAGCAATGCAGCGAGAGCGACTCGGGCAATGTGCTTAACGCGCTTACGGCCAGCCTCAACCGCCTGTCCAGCGTGAACAACGCGTCAGGCTCACTGAGCGAAGCCACCACCCTGCTCACCAGCGCGCAGATCCAGGTAGAAGAAGCCGTTGGCGAGCTGAATCGCTTCCTGGACCACTTCGACGCCGACCCCTCGCGCCTGCAAGAAATCGAAGAACGCCTGGACACCATCTATACCCTGGCGCGCAAACACCGAATTCAGCCCACCGAAGTGGCAACGATGCAGCAAAAGCTGCTGGATGAAATCGAAACCCTGAATGCCAACGACGAATCCATCGAGCGCCTGGGTGATGAACTCGCCTCGTTCGCTCGCCACTATCAAGAGAAGGCCCGCGAACTGAGCGACCTGCGCCAGCAAGCCGCCACCGGCCTGGCGACTGCCGTGGAGCTGGAGATTCAGCGCCTGGGCATGCCGGGCGGGCGCTTCACCATTGAACTGCGCGCCAACGCCAGCAATGAACTGCAACCCCATGGCCTGGAACAGGTAGAGCTGCTGGTCAGCGCCAACCCCGGGCAGCCGCTCAAGGCGTTGGCTAAAGTGGCCTCCGGCGGCGAGCTGTCACGCATCAGCCTGGCAATCCAGGTCATCACCGCGCAAACCTCGCGAGTGCCGACGCTGGTGTTTGACGAAGTGGACGTAGGTATTGGCGGGCCAACCGCAGAAATTGTTGGCCAGTTGTTGCGCCGCCTGGGGGACAGAGGCCAGGTGCTTACCGTGACCCACTTGCCGCAAGTGGCGGCACAAGGGCATCAGCACCTGTTCGTGCACAAGGTGCGAGGCAGCGATGCTACACACACGGCCGTGTCCAAGCTGAACAAGTCGGAGCGCGTGGAAGAAGTGGCGCGCATGCTCGGCGGTATCGATCTGACCAAAGAGTCTCTGGCCCACGCAAAGAAAATGGTCGTGGCCGCCAAGGCCTAG
- the smpB gene encoding SsrA-binding protein SmpB produces MAKQKKHPTGTIAQNKKARHDYFIEHRFEAGLVLAGWEVKSLRASKLQLVDSYVLLKDGEAWLLGSHITPLTTASTHVIADPVRTRKLLLNARELEKLAQAVQQKGYACVCLSWYWSKHLVKCEIALGKGKKEYDKRDTERERDSNRELHRAVRNKGKEE; encoded by the coding sequence ATGGCTAAACAAAAGAAACACCCCACAGGGACCATCGCGCAAAATAAAAAGGCGCGACACGATTACTTCATCGAACATCGTTTCGAGGCTGGTCTGGTCCTGGCCGGCTGGGAAGTAAAAAGTCTGCGCGCCAGCAAGCTGCAACTGGTCGACAGCTATGTGCTGCTCAAGGATGGCGAGGCGTGGCTGCTCGGCAGTCATATCACCCCGCTGACCACCGCGAGCACCCACGTGATTGCCGACCCGGTGCGCACGCGCAAGCTGTTGCTCAATGCCCGCGAACTGGAAAAGCTCGCCCAAGCGGTGCAGCAGAAAGGCTATGCCTGCGTCTGCCTGTCCTGGTATTGGAGCAAGCACCTGGTCAAGTGCGAGATTGCCCTGGGCAAGGGTAAGAAGGAATACGACAAGCGTGATACCGAGCGTGAGCGTGATTCCAACCGAGAACTGCATCGCGCCGTACGCAACAAGGGCAAGGAAGAGTAA
- the fur gene encoding ferric iron uptake transcriptional regulator — protein sequence MVENSELRKAGLKVTLPRVKILQMLDSAEQRHMSAEDVYKALMESNEDVGLATVYRVLTQFEAAGLVVRHNFDGGHAVFELADGGHHDHMVDLDTNEVIEFTSPEIEALQHKIAEEHGFDLVDHNLVLYIRKKK from the coding sequence ATGGTTGAAAATAGCGAACTACGCAAAGCCGGTCTTAAAGTGACTCTGCCACGAGTCAAGATTCTACAAATGCTCGATTCTGCTGAGCAGCGCCACATGAGTGCCGAGGATGTTTACAAGGCGCTGATGGAGTCTAACGAGGACGTTGGCCTGGCCACGGTTTACCGTGTGCTGACCCAGTTTGAAGCCGCAGGGCTGGTGGTTCGTCATAATTTCGACGGCGGTCATGCAGTGTTCGAATTGGCTGACGGTGGTCATCACGACCATATGGTTGACCTGGATACCAATGAGGTTATCGAGTTCACCAGTCCTGAAATCGAAGCGCTGCAGCACAAGATTGCTGAGGAGCATGGCTTCGATTTGGTTGACCACAATCTTGTGTTGTACATCCGTAAGAAAAAGTAA
- a CDS encoding GntR family transcriptional regulator: MGFDQVRQRRLSDDIVEQLEGMILEGTLKSGERLPAERALAEQFGVSRPSLREAIQKLAAKGLLVSRQGGGNYVADSLGSTFSDPLLHLLENNPEAQRDLLEFRQTLEASCAYYAALRATEVDRERLTAAFEALQDCYTRADDVSRAEEGAADARFHLAIAEASHNAVLLHTIRGLFDLLKRNVVTNIGGMYQQRTETRDMLISQHRDLYLAIIEGRAEQARDVSTRHLLYVQEVLEEVRQEVQRVARAERRKGM; encoded by the coding sequence ATGGGGTTTGATCAGGTGCGTCAGCGCCGTTTGTCTGACGATATTGTCGAGCAGCTTGAGGGCATGATCCTTGAGGGCACGCTGAAGTCAGGCGAGCGCTTGCCGGCCGAGCGCGCGTTGGCCGAGCAATTTGGCGTGTCGCGCCCGTCTTTGCGGGAGGCGATCCAGAAGCTGGCGGCCAAGGGCTTGTTGGTGAGTCGTCAGGGGGGTGGCAATTATGTCGCGGACTCCCTGGGCTCGACCTTCAGCGATCCGCTCCTGCATCTGTTGGAAAACAACCCCGAAGCACAGCGTGATCTGCTGGAGTTTCGTCAGACGTTAGAAGCCTCTTGTGCTTATTACGCAGCCTTGCGTGCGACTGAGGTTGACCGCGAGCGGCTCACCGCTGCATTTGAGGCGCTACAGGATTGCTACACCCGCGCCGATGACGTCAGTCGGGCGGAGGAGGGGGCTGCGGATGCAAGGTTTCACTTGGCGATTGCTGAAGCCAGCCATAACGCGGTGTTATTGCACACGATTCGCGGGCTGTTCGATCTGCTTAAACGCAACGTAGTGACCAACATCGGCGGCATGTACCAGCAGCGCACGGAAACCCGCGACATGCTGATCAGCCAGCACCGGGATCTGTACCTGGCGATTATCGAAGGGCGTGCCGAGCAGGCACGGGACGTTTCAACGCGTCACCTGCTGTATGTGCAGGAAGTGTTGGAAGAGGTGCGTCAGGAGGTTCAGCGCGTGGCGCGTGCGGAGCGGCGCAAGGGGATGTAG
- a CDS encoding lactate permease LctP family transporter, which yields MQTWQQLYSPLGSLGLSALAAVIPIVFFFLALAVFRLKGHVAGSITLALSILVAIFAFQMPVDMALAAAGYGFAYGLWPIAWIIVAAVFLYKLTVKSGQFEIIRSSVLSITDDQRLQVLLIGFCFGAFLEGAAGFGAPVAITAALLVGLGFNPLYAAGLCLIANTAPVAFGALGIPIIVAGQVTGIDAFKIGAMTGRQLPLLSLFVPFWLVFMMDGLRGVRETWPAALVAGLSFAVTQYFTSNFIGPELPDITSALASLISLTLFLKVWQPKRTAGAQIAGATSGVAITASAGGFGLPRSTVASPYSLGQIFKAWSPFLILTVLVTIWTLKPFKAMFAAGGSMYSWVFNFAIPHLDQLVIKVAPIVTNPTAIPAVFKLDPISATGTAIFFSALVSMLVLKIDIKTGLTTLKETFFELRWPILSIGMVLAFAFVTNYSGMSSTMALVLAGTGAAFPFFSPFLGWLGVFLTGSDTSSNALFSSLQATTAHQIGVNDTLLVAANTSGGVTGKMISPQSIAVACAATGLVGKESDLFRFTLKHSLFFATIVGLITLAQAYWFTGMLVH from the coding sequence ATGCAAACCTGGCAACAGCTCTACAGCCCGCTCGGCAGCCTCGGCCTGTCCGCACTGGCCGCCGTTATTCCCATCGTATTCTTCTTCCTGGCCCTGGCTGTGTTTCGCCTCAAAGGCCACGTCGCCGGGAGCATCACCCTGGCGCTGTCGATCTTGGTCGCGATCTTCGCCTTCCAGATGCCGGTAGACATGGCGCTGGCTGCCGCCGGCTATGGTTTTGCCTATGGCCTGTGGCCCATCGCCTGGATCATCGTGGCAGCCGTGTTCCTCTACAAACTGACGGTCAAGAGCGGCCAGTTCGAGATCATCCGCAGTTCCGTGCTGTCGATCACCGACGACCAGCGCCTGCAAGTGCTGCTGATCGGCTTCTGCTTCGGCGCCTTCCTGGAAGGCGCCGCCGGCTTCGGTGCCCCCGTGGCGATCACTGCCGCGCTGCTGGTCGGCCTGGGCTTCAACCCGCTCTACGCCGCAGGCCTGTGCCTGATTGCCAACACCGCACCCGTGGCCTTCGGCGCACTGGGTATCCCGATCATCGTCGCAGGCCAGGTCACCGGCATCGACGCCTTCAAGATCGGCGCCATGACCGGTCGCCAACTGCCCCTGTTATCACTGTTCGTGCCGTTCTGGCTGGTGTTCATGATGGACGGCCTGCGCGGCGTGCGCGAAACCTGGCCGGCCGCACTGGTCGCCGGCTTGAGCTTTGCCGTCACCCAGTACTTCACCTCCAACTTCATCGGCCCGGAACTGCCGGACATCACCTCGGCGCTGGCCAGCCTGATTTCCCTGACCTTGTTCCTGAAAGTCTGGCAACCCAAGCGCACCGCAGGCGCACAGATTGCCGGCGCCACCTCCGGCGTAGCGATCACCGCCAGCGCGGGCGGCTTCGGCCTGCCACGCAGTACAGTCGCCTCGCCTTATAGCCTGGGGCAGATTTTCAAGGCCTGGTCACCGTTCCTGATCCTCACCGTGCTGGTCACCATCTGGACTCTCAAACCGTTCAAGGCGATGTTTGCCGCAGGCGGCTCGATGTACAGCTGGGTGTTCAACTTTGCCATCCCGCACCTGGATCAACTGGTGATCAAGGTGGCGCCGATCGTCACCAACCCCACCGCGATCCCTGCCGTATTCAAGCTGGACCCGATCTCGGCAACCGGCACGGCGATTTTCTTCTCCGCACTGGTGTCGATGCTGGTACTCAAGATCGATATAAAAACTGGTCTTACCACTTTAAAAGAGACCTTCTTTGAATTGCGATGGCCGATCCTGTCCATTGGCATGGTGCTGGCGTTCGCTTTTGTTACCAACTACTCCGGCATGTCTTCAACCATGGCCCTGGTGCTGGCCGGTACCGGTGCTGCGTTCCCGTTCTTCTCGCCATTCCTCGGCTGGCTAGGCGTTTTCCTGACAGGCTCCGACACCTCGTCCAACGCCCTGTTCAGCTCCCTGCAAGCCACCACCGCCCACCAGATCGGCGTCAATGACACCTTGCTGGTAGCGGCTAACACCAGTGGCGGCGTGACCGGCAAGATGATCTCGCCGCAGTCGATCGCCGTGGCCTGCGCAGCCACCGGCCTGGTGGGCAAGGAATCCGACCTGTTCCGCTTCACCCTCAAGCACAGCCTGTTCTTTGCCACCATCGTCGGGCTGATCACGCTGGCCCAGGCCTACTGGTTCACCGGTATGCTGGTGCACTGA
- a CDS encoding FAD-binding and (Fe-S)-binding domain-containing protein, which translates to MSLPAAFLSDAAQLIPKNRRFDDPLSTLAFGTDASFYRLIPQLVIRVESEDEVVALLHLAQRDQVPVTFRAAGTSLSGQAISDSVLIVLGDNWNGREIRGQGTQIRLQPGVIGAQANAWLAPFGRKIGPDPASINACKIGGIVANNASGMCCGTAQNTYHTLAGIRLVLADGSRLDTEDATSVSTFRKQHGELLERLATLGRETRANAELAAKIRHKYRLKNTTGLSLNALVDFDEPLDILSHLLVGSEGTLGFISAVTYNTVVDHPNKASALIVFPDVETCCNAVSVLKTQPVSAVELLDRRSMRSVQDKPGMPAFVQHLSENACALLIESRAATPSLLHEQLALIMDSLASFPVEKQVDFTEDPLENARLWAIRKDTFPAVGAVRKTGTTVIIEDVTFPVEQLAIGVNRLIELFDKHHYDEAILFGHALEGNLHFVFTQGFNSAEEVARYQAFMDDVAQLVAVEFGGSLKAEHGTGRNMAPFVELEWGSDAYQLMWQLKRLLDPNGILNPDVVLSEDPQIHLKHLKPLPAADELVDKCIECGFCEPVCPSKGLTLSPRQRIVIWRDIQAKKRAGVDTTELEAAYHYQGIETCAATGLCAQRCPVGINTGDLVKKLRTRDADRTKTAEWLATHFATALQGARFTLHVANGARMVLGAPRLAKLSATVTRLSKGQIPQWTDAMPQPEKAIRFSPAVTDERPRVVYLAACVSRAMGPAAGDKEQVSLYDKTRSLLEKAGYQVVFPDNQDSLCCGQPFASKGYAEQAEHKRQELIGALLHASRGGLDPIYCDTSPCTLRLVQDLGETRLDLYDPVRFIRTHLMDRLDFTPQEAPIAVHVTCSTQHLGESQALIDLARRCSNTVVIPEGIHCCGFAGDKGFTTPELNAHSLRSLKDAVQYCSEGISTSRTCEIGLSQHGGIDYHGLVYLVDRVTQARAH; encoded by the coding sequence ATGAGCCTGCCTGCTGCTTTCCTGAGCGACGCCGCACAACTGATCCCGAAAAATCGGCGTTTCGACGATCCACTTTCCACCCTCGCCTTCGGCACCGACGCCAGTTTTTACCGGCTGATCCCACAACTGGTAATCCGCGTGGAGTCAGAAGACGAAGTCGTCGCGCTGTTGCACCTGGCCCAGCGCGACCAAGTGCCGGTGACCTTCCGCGCCGCCGGCACCAGCCTGTCCGGGCAAGCCATCAGTGATTCAGTGCTGATCGTGCTGGGCGACAATTGGAACGGCCGCGAGATTCGCGGGCAAGGCACACAGATCCGCCTGCAACCGGGCGTAATCGGCGCCCAGGCGAATGCCTGGCTGGCGCCGTTCGGGCGCAAGATCGGCCCGGACCCGGCGTCGATCAATGCCTGCAAGATCGGTGGCATCGTCGCCAACAATGCCAGCGGAATGTGCTGCGGCACGGCGCAGAACACTTACCACACCCTGGCGGGCATTCGCCTGGTGTTGGCCGACGGCAGCCGCCTGGACACCGAAGACGCGACCAGTGTCAGCACATTTCGTAAACAGCATGGCGAACTGCTCGAGCGCTTGGCCACACTGGGCCGCGAGACGCGCGCAAACGCCGAGCTGGCAGCCAAAATCCGCCACAAATACCGTCTGAAAAATACCACCGGCCTGTCACTCAATGCCTTGGTGGATTTTGATGAGCCCTTGGATATCCTCAGCCACTTGCTGGTCGGCTCCGAAGGCACCCTGGGGTTTATCAGCGCAGTGACCTACAACACCGTGGTCGATCACCCGAACAAAGCGTCGGCGCTGATTGTGTTCCCGGATGTGGAAACCTGCTGCAACGCGGTGAGCGTGCTGAAAACCCAACCGGTCTCGGCTGTTGAGCTGCTGGACCGACGCAGCATGCGCTCGGTGCAGGACAAACCCGGCATGCCTGCTTTCGTACAACACCTGTCGGAAAATGCCTGCGCGCTGCTGATTGAATCCCGCGCCGCTACGCCGTCACTGCTGCACGAGCAATTGGCGCTGATCATGGATTCCCTGGCCAGTTTCCCCGTGGAGAAACAGGTCGACTTCACCGAGGACCCGCTGGAAAACGCCCGCCTGTGGGCAATCCGTAAAGACACCTTCCCCGCCGTCGGCGCCGTACGCAAAACCGGCACCACGGTGATCATCGAAGACGTCACCTTTCCGGTCGAGCAACTGGCCATCGGCGTGAACCGCTTGATCGAACTGTTCGACAAGCATCACTACGACGAAGCCATCCTTTTCGGACACGCCCTGGAAGGCAATCTGCACTTCGTGTTCACCCAAGGCTTCAACAGCGCGGAAGAAGTCGCACGTTATCAAGCGTTCATGGACGACGTCGCGCAGCTGGTGGCGGTGGAGTTCGGCGGTTCACTCAAAGCCGAGCACGGCACCGGCCGCAACATGGCGCCGTTTGTCGAGCTGGAATGGGGCAGCGATGCCTACCAACTGATGTGGCAACTCAAGCGCCTGCTGGACCCCAATGGCATTCTCAACCCCGATGTGGTGCTCAGCGAAGACCCGCAAATTCACCTCAAGCACCTCAAGCCGCTGCCCGCCGCCGACGAGCTTGTGGATAAGTGCATCGAGTGCGGTTTCTGCGAGCCGGTATGCCCCTCCAAGGGCCTGACCCTGAGCCCGCGCCAGCGCATCGTGATCTGGCGCGATATCCAGGCGAAGAAGCGCGCCGGCGTCGACACCACCGAACTGGAAGCCGCCTACCACTATCAAGGTATCGAAACCTGCGCCGCCACCGGCCTTTGCGCTCAGCGCTGCCCCGTGGGAATAAATACCGGCGACCTGGTGAAAAAGCTGCGCACCCGCGATGCAGACCGTACGAAAACCGCCGAATGGCTCGCCACCCATTTCGCCACGGCACTGCAAGGCGCGCGCTTTACCCTGCATGTCGCCAATGGCGCACGCATGGTGTTGGGCGCCCCGCGCCTGGCGAAGCTTTCAGCCACGGTGACGCGGCTGTCCAAGGGGCAGATCCCGCAGTGGACCGACGCCATGCCGCAGCCGGAAAAAGCCATTCGCTTCAGCCCCGCCGTGACCGACGAACGGCCTCGCGTGGTCTACCTGGCGGCCTGTGTCTCACGCGCCATGGGCCCGGCGGCGGGTGATAAAGAACAGGTGTCGCTGTACGACAAAACCCGGAGCCTGCTGGAAAAAGCCGGTTACCAAGTAGTGTTCCCCGACAACCAGGACAGCCTGTGCTGCGGCCAGCCTTTCGCCTCCAAGGGCTATGCCGAACAGGCTGAGCACAAGCGCCAGGAACTGATCGGCGCGCTGCTCCACGCCAGCCGTGGTGGGCTCGACCCGATCTACTGCGACACCAGCCCCTGCACCCTGCGCCTGGTGCAAGACTTGGGCGAAACGCGCCTGGACCTCTACGACCCGGTACGTTTCATCCGCACACACCTGATGGACCGCCTCGACTTCACACCCCAAGAGGCGCCGATCGCGGTGCACGTCACCTGCAGCACCCAACACCTGGGAGAAAGCCAGGCATTGATCGACCTGGCCAGACGCTGCTCCAACACCGTGGTGATCCCGGAAGGCATCCACTGCTGTGGGTTTGCCGGCGACAAAGGCTTCACCACGCCGGAACTCAACGCCCACTCACTGCGATCACTCAAGGACGCCGTGCAATATTGCAGCGAAGGCATCTCCACCAGCCGCACCTGCGAGATTGGCCTGAGCCAGCATGGCGGTATTGATTACCACGGCCTGGTGTACCTCGTGGACCGCGTCACCCAGGCCCGCGCGCATTAA
- a CDS encoding integrase domain-containing protein, with translation MPTNATRLSDRQLKAVKATGKDFVLSDGDGLQLRVRASGSMIWNFNYREPLTRRRINMALGPYPDLSLANARKKAAEARELLALGTDPKTQRDEVRQAKLAETEHTFEKVATAWFELKKDSVTKAYAEDIWRSLTLHVFPSMKTTPLSQITAPMVIKILRPIEAKGSLETVKRLSQRLNEIMTYGVNSGLIFANPLNGIRAVFKKPKKENMAALPPEELPELMMEIANASIKRTTRCLIEWQLHTMTRPAEAATTRWADIDFDKRIWTIPPERMKKRRPHTIPLSDHALALLEALKSHSGHREYVFPADRNPRTHANSQTANMALKRMGFQDRLVSHGMRSMASTILNEHGWDPELIEVALAHVDKDEVRSAYNRADYIERRRPMMAWWSEHIQKAATGSLSASAINQIRDNNVVPIR, from the coding sequence ATGCCTACTAACGCAACCCGCCTCTCCGATCGCCAGCTCAAGGCGGTTAAGGCAACTGGTAAAGATTTCGTCCTCAGCGACGGCGATGGCTTACAGCTTCGAGTCCGCGCGAGCGGCTCAATGATCTGGAATTTCAATTACCGCGAGCCCCTGACCAGACGCCGTATCAATATGGCGCTCGGTCCCTACCCCGATCTTTCGCTAGCCAACGCCCGGAAGAAAGCCGCAGAGGCGCGTGAGCTGCTCGCTTTGGGCACTGATCCCAAAACCCAGCGTGATGAGGTAAGGCAAGCCAAACTTGCTGAGACTGAACACACTTTCGAGAAGGTGGCCACGGCCTGGTTCGAGCTGAAGAAAGACTCCGTAACCAAAGCCTACGCCGAAGACATTTGGAGATCGCTGACGCTTCATGTTTTCCCAAGTATGAAAACAACGCCGCTCTCTCAAATCACTGCTCCGATGGTTATAAAGATCCTTCGTCCAATTGAGGCTAAAGGGAGCCTCGAAACCGTGAAACGATTGAGCCAACGACTCAACGAAATCATGACCTACGGGGTCAACTCCGGGCTGATATTCGCGAACCCCCTCAATGGAATTCGGGCGGTGTTCAAGAAACCCAAGAAAGAGAACATGGCTGCGCTACCACCTGAGGAGCTTCCCGAGCTCATGATGGAAATCGCGAACGCCAGCATCAAGCGCACGACCCGCTGCCTGATCGAATGGCAACTGCACACGATGACCCGCCCTGCCGAAGCAGCTACCACACGATGGGCAGATATCGACTTCGACAAGCGCATTTGGACCATTCCGCCAGAGCGCATGAAAAAGCGTCGCCCGCACACCATCCCGCTGTCCGACCATGCACTCGCGCTGCTGGAGGCCCTCAAGTCCCATAGCGGGCACAGGGAATACGTGTTCCCGGCAGACAGAAACCCACGCACCCACGCCAACAGCCAGACTGCCAACATGGCGTTAAAACGCATGGGCTTCCAGGACCGCTTGGTCAGCCACGGCATGCGCTCAATGGCCAGCACCATCCTGAACGAGCACGGCTGGGACCCCGAGCTGATCGAAGTTGCCCTTGCCCATGTCGACAAGGATGAAGTTCGAAGTGCCTATAACCGGGCAGATTACATCGAACGCCGACGCCCGATGATGGCTTGGTGGAGTGAGCATATTCAGAAGGCGGCAACGGGCAGTCTGTCGGCATCTGCGATCAATCAAATTAGAGACAATAATGTCGTGCCTATACGCTGA
- a CDS encoding type II toxin-antitoxin system RatA family toxin, translating into MTTHIQRSALLPYPAQALYDLVNDVARYPEFLPWCSAAEVLEGSDEHMVARVGVAKGGLSQHFVTRNVLVPGKSIEMNLEEGPFTQLHGVWVFKALTDKACKISLDLSFDYAGPIVRATLGPLFNQAANTLVDAFCQRAKQLHG; encoded by the coding sequence ATGACGACGCATATTCAACGTTCGGCGCTGCTGCCCTATCCGGCACAGGCGCTCTATGACCTGGTCAACGACGTGGCGCGTTACCCGGAATTCTTGCCGTGGTGTTCAGCGGCCGAAGTGCTGGAGGGCAGTGATGAGCATATGGTCGCCCGTGTTGGGGTGGCGAAGGGTGGGCTTAGCCAGCACTTTGTTACGCGCAATGTGCTGGTGCCTGGCAAATCCATCGAAATGAATCTTGAGGAAGGGCCCTTTACCCAGTTGCATGGCGTGTGGGTATTCAAGGCGCTGACTGACAAGGCGTGCAAGATCAGCCTGGATCTTTCGTTTGATTACGCCGGGCCGATTGTTCGCGCGACGTTGGGGCCTTTGTTCAATCAGGCGGCCAATACCTTGGTGGATGCGTTCTGCCAGCGCGCCAAGCAGCTGCATGGTTGA
- a CDS encoding RnfH family protein codes for MVDIEVVYAAEDRQVLLAVTVPAGTSLRAAVQACGIAAQFPALDLADCPLGIFGKVVADPEVRAAQAGDRIEIYRPLLADPKEVRRLRAAKAALAKQQSS; via the coding sequence ATGGTTGATATAGAAGTGGTGTATGCCGCCGAAGACCGTCAGGTTCTGTTGGCGGTGACGGTGCCGGCGGGCACCAGCTTGCGGGCGGCGGTGCAGGCTTGCGGTATTGCGGCGCAGTTCCCGGCGCTGGACCTGGCTGATTGCCCCTTGGGGATATTCGGTAAGGTGGTTGCGGACCCCGAGGTGCGTGCAGCACAGGCGGGTGATCGTATTGAGATTTACCGGCCCCTGCTGGCAGATCCTAAAGAAGTGCGCAGGTTGCGTGCGGCCAAGGCGGCCCTGGCCAAACAGCAGAGTTCATAG
- a CDS encoding outer membrane protein assembly factor BamE produces the protein MQNTKLLLTSFTFVGLLALAGCSFPGVYKIDIQQGNVVTQDMIDQLRPGMTRRQVRFIMGNPLLTDTFHADRWDYLYSLQPGGGERQQERVSVIFNGNDQLVSLSGDFMPGVSRDEALLGKDNGTNVTAPAQDAEKPKSEVPAKPGSLLDKIQKDVDGVETVPVPTPQPLDTSPQ, from the coding sequence ATGCAAAACACCAAGCTCTTGCTAACCAGTTTCACCTTTGTGGGACTGCTCGCACTCGCCGGTTGTTCATTCCCCGGGGTTTACAAAATCGACATCCAGCAGGGCAATGTCGTCACGCAGGACATGATAGACCAGTTACGCCCGGGAATGACCCGACGGCAAGTACGGTTTATCATGGGCAACCCCCTGCTGACCGACACTTTCCACGCCGATCGCTGGGATTATCTCTACAGCCTGCAGCCTGGTGGCGGTGAACGCCAGCAGGAACGCGTCAGCGTCATCTTTAATGGCAATGACCAGCTTGTCAGCCTGTCCGGTGACTTCATGCCCGGTGTAAGCCGTGATGAAGCCTTGCTCGGCAAGGACAACGGCACCAACGTGACTGCGCCTGCGCAGGACGCCGAGAAGCCGAAGTCCGAAGTACCGGCCAAGCCAGGCTCCTTGCTGGACAAGATCCAGAAAGACGTCGACGGCGTAGAAACCGTACCCGTCCCGACGCCACAGCCTCTGGACACCAGCCCGCAGTAA